In Jannaschia sp. W003, the genomic stretch TCCATGGCGCGGTCGACCCAGGCCCCCTCGCCCACCCAGGCGCCCGCGCGCAGGTAGCTCTTGAGGATCGGCGGCACCCGCCGCATGTCGCCGGGCCGCCCGCCCTCGCCCACCGTCACCGCCTCGGGTCCGCGGGCGCGGGGGCGCAGGGCATCGGGCGCAAGGGCCGCGGCCCGCAGGGCGCGCAGGGCGGGCATGTGCGCCTCGGGGTCCGCGCCGGGCAGCGAGCCGGTGCCCACCACCAGTTCCACTCCGCGCGCCCGCAGGCGCTCCACCGCGGCCGCCAGCAGCGCCACGGCACCGGCCCCGCCCCGGTAGGCGGGCGCCACGCACATGCGTCCCAGCTCGCCCATGCGCCTGCCGCTGCGCTCCAGCTTCGAGATGTCGAACTCGCCGGCCGTGTAGCGCGCGCCCTCGGCCAGCCGCAGCGTGGCGATCACCGCG encodes the following:
- a CDS encoding GNAT family N-acetyltransferase; its protein translation is MLPHAPHVASGPEIAAAAALRRAVFVDELGADAGAEADRFDAEAEHMVLRGEGGAVIATLRLAEGARYTAGEFDISKLERSGRRMGELGRMCVAPAYRGGAGAVALLAAAVERLRARGVELVVGTGSLPGADPEAHMPALRALRAAALAPDALRPRARGPEAVTVGEGGRPGDMRRVPPILKSYLRAGAWVGEGAWVDRAMDCVDVCLVLDLARLRPPAALRRLAERPR